One window of the Mixophyes fleayi isolate aMixFle1 chromosome 6, aMixFle1.hap1, whole genome shotgun sequence genome contains the following:
- the LOC142095509 gene encoding uncharacterized protein LOC142095509: MEQGGHAVGNVDELAGKIFEGKTNERFRVCSEHFTEQSYWSSGLRKTLKKDAVPTIYRDVPPQSPSWRRLKSPSSRETKGKSPTDKDREKFNQSILNLTLEIIYLLTAEDYIVMKKSGERGTPSSYPSVSGELSRTQSPITVPPPHSLIHETDNDQKILELTNKIIQLLTGEVPIRCEDVTVYFSMEEWEYLEGHKDLYKDVIHQTFTPPDALVNYLAEYTNTHIKEESVSHGGILTAGNIYTPTDHTQYTSTHIKEESVSCDGGNLTDTDIYTPTDHTQYTSTHVKEESVSCEGVNITDMDTSTNHKKNEHPSFHTACTQKVYKPDQKHKKYPIFDKGNIDTYIFELIKNAQANYSFI, translated from the exons ATGGAGCAGGGTGGCCATGCGGTAGGGAATGTTGATGAACTGGCTGGAAAAATATTTGAGGGGAAAACTAATGAGCGGTTCCGGGTTTGTTCTGAACATTTTACAGAGCAGTCTTACTGGTCCAGTGGGCTGCGGAAAACTTTGAAGAAAGATGCTGTTCCAACAATCTACCGAGACGTCCCACCCCAAAGTCCATCCTGGCGAAGGTTGAAATCACCAT CTTCACGAGAAACCAAAGGAAAGTCCCCTACAGACAAGGACAGGGAGAAATTTAACCAAAgtatattaaatctcaccctggagatcatctatttGCTGACTgcagag GATTATATTGTTATGAAGAAGTCTGGTGAGAGAGGGACACCCAGCAGTTATCCTTCTGTGTCAGGAGAATTGAGCAGGACCCaaagccccatcacggtgcctccacctcactcactgatacatgagacagacaatgaccagaagatcctggaactcaccaacaagatcattcagctgctgactggagag gttcctataaggtgtgaggatgtcactgtctatttctccatggaagagtgggagtatttagaaggacacaaggatctgtacaaggaTGTGATCCACCAGACCTTCACACCACCTG ATGCTTTGGTAAATTATCTGGCTGAATATACAaatactcatattaaggaggaatcagtttCACATGGAGGAATCCTCACAGCCGgcaacatttatacacccacagatcatacacaatatacatctactcatattaaggaggaatcagtctcgtgtgatggaggaaacctcacagacactgacatttatacacccacagatcatacacaatatacatctactcatgtTAAGGAGGAATCAGTTTCATGTGAGGGGGTAAACATCACTGATATGGATACATCCACAAATCATAAAAAGAACGAACATCCATCATTTCACACAGCATGTACACAGAAAGTGTATAAACCtgaccaaaaacataaaaaatatccaATATTTGACAAAGGAAATATAGACACATACATCTTTGAACTTATAAAAAATGCACAGGcaaattattcatttatttga